In the Falsibacillus pallidus genome, one interval contains:
- a CDS encoding plasmid pRiA4b ORF-3 family protein, whose translation MRIHCTKKLLDVLKVSPANFIEEEEALFSWHANVVLFGRKKAVVLVNNKNRYAAVLFGLKAKDLKEMGRLIPDAIREVFRADYIKEEIINQYLQHSSTLSFDKTNGRKMVARLNRACEDFYFAEEMLDESNLIQLKISKWLNNTPVGNGKDPYFFPNKEMYNDLEEFAGRSIFQSEAVQLKATLELKNHSVWRRLIVPKSISFPALHDVLQTAFDWQNSHLHEFVIWEKNSSAQLKSSKPVLRLVCHEEALAYQSEIAMELEAGHKLSDYISKDITYNYDFGDGWAHKIEVERVIEDYPYNYPTCESGEGNAPPEDVGGEAGFEEFLRIIHNSSHPDHEQMREWGKMQGYEEFNIKWINRSLK comes from the coding sequence GTGCGAATTCATTGTACAAAGAAGTTATTAGATGTGTTGAAGGTTTCGCCTGCGAATTTTATTGAAGAGGAAGAGGCGTTATTTTCCTGGCATGCAAATGTAGTTTTGTTCGGCAGGAAGAAGGCGGTTGTCCTTGTGAATAATAAGAACCGCTATGCTGCTGTGCTGTTTGGTTTGAAAGCGAAAGATTTGAAAGAAATGGGAAGGCTGATACCTGATGCCATCCGGGAAGTATTCAGGGCTGATTATATTAAAGAAGAGATTATTAATCAGTATTTGCAGCATTCTTCCACTCTATCCTTTGACAAAACGAATGGCCGGAAGATGGTTGCCCGATTGAACAGAGCCTGTGAAGATTTTTACTTTGCTGAAGAAATGCTGGATGAAAGTAATTTGATTCAATTAAAAATTAGTAAATGGCTAAATAATACACCTGTTGGAAATGGGAAAGACCCTTATTTTTTCCCGAACAAAGAAATGTATAACGATTTAGAGGAGTTTGCAGGGCGATCTATTTTTCAATCCGAGGCCGTTCAGTTAAAAGCAACCTTGGAGTTGAAAAATCATTCGGTATGGAGGAGGCTGATTGTACCTAAGAGCATTAGTTTTCCTGCGTTGCATGATGTTCTCCAAACGGCTTTTGACTGGCAAAACAGCCACCTTCATGAATTTGTCATCTGGGAGAAAAACAGCAGTGCCCAATTGAAAAGTAGTAAACCTGTTTTGAGGTTAGTTTGTCATGAAGAAGCATTGGCATATCAGTCCGAGATTGCTATGGAGCTAGAAGCTGGGCATAAACTATCTGACTATATATCTAAAGATATCACTTATAATTATGATTTCGGCGATGGCTGGGCACATAAAATTGAAGTAGAGCGTGTCATCGAGGATTATCCATACAACTATCCGACATGTGAGAGTGGAGAAGGAAATGCCCCTCCTGAAGATGTAGGGGGAGAGGCTGGATTCGAGGAATTCTTGAGAATCATTCACAATTCATCACATCCTGATCATGAACAAATGAGGGAGTGGGGAAAAATGCAAGGCTATGAGGAATTTAACATCAAATGGATCAATAGGAGTTTGAAATAA